Genomic segment of Bacteroidota bacterium:
TTTGTTGCTTCTACAATTTTTTCAAGTGGATATTTTCTGTCAATTATCGCTCTAAAGTTTCCTCCTTCTATTAATTCCTTAAAAAATAAAATGTCCTTTTTATTATCGGTTGGAATAGGAAATTTTACCTTCTTATTTCTGAACGAATTAAAAAGTGGTAAAAAAACATTTTGTGCCCAATCTCCGAGTTCCGTGGAATAATATACTCCATTAGGCTTGAGAATATTTTTACATTTTCCGAAGGAACTTTTTCCAACGGCATCTAAAACAGTATCATAGGTGTCATCCGTTTTTGTAAAATCTTCTTTGGTATAATCAATTAATTTATTTGCACCCAATGATCTGATCAATTCAAAATGTTCTGCACGACATACTGCTGTAATCTCTGCACCATAATATTTGGCAAGTTGAACCGCAGCAGAGCCTATAGATCCGGATGCACCATTAATAAGTATTTTGGGGGTTGATTTGAAATCTATTTTTCGGATATAATTTATTGCTAGCATTAAACCATCACAAATTGCAGCAGCTTCTTCAAACGACATATTTTCCGGTTTAAGCGCAATTGATCTATGCTCCGGAATACAAACGTATTCTGCATGTGTGCCGAATTTAAAGGTATTTAATCCAAAAACAGAATCTCCGACCTTAAATAATGTTACATTTTTTCCTATTGCTTCTACCGTTCCGGCAAATTCAGTTCCAAGAATATTAATTTTTGGTTTGAATACACCGCTGAAAAATCGCACAAAAAAATATTCCGGTTGCCGAAAACCACAATCTGTCCGGTTAACGGTGGTAGCATGAATTTTAATTAATACTTCATCGTCTTTAGGAATTGGTTTGTTTACTTCCACAATTTGAAGAACTTCTGGAGGACCGTATTTTGTATGAAAACTTGCTTTCAATTTATTGGATTTTTAGGATGAAATTAGAATGCGTGATATAAATTAAATCTGAATAAATATTAATTACTATCCCAAATTGTTATTATGTTTTCGCTGGTTAAACTTTTAAAAACATAAAATACGGTATCATATTCACTGCTCTCCTCGTAATTATTAATTTCATCTTGCGGTAAAACTTCATCCCATAAATATTCTACATCGGAATCTTCCTTAAGATCCTTATAAATGGAACCTTTGAATAACAGTTCGCCTGACGATTTAATGGCTAATTTATTGTATAAGGATTTTGAACCATACCCAATAAATTTACAATAATCGCCATTGGAAACCGGCCATAACCAATCCTGCCAGGTTATTAGGTGCGGAGTTTCTTTTTCTAATTCTTTGGTCTTTTTTTCTGCAATGGAATCAATTTCCTGAGCTGATAATTCAGGTTGGAGGGATTTTAGTTGCAGTTTGAGTTCTTCTATATCGCCTGAACAGGAAAATATATCCAGCGTATTTAGTTTACCGCCTTTTAAACATTCGGGGCAAATATTCTCAAAACTATCTTCGCCGAAAAAGGAACTTCCATCGAAACACTTCTTTTCCTTGTTACAGAAATCACACGTAATTAATTCATCACTAAGTCCGATAATTTCTTCCGGATCTTCAAAATATTTAAATGCCATATCGTAAGGTTTAATTATTTCTCAAGTTTGAGGATATTCTGAAGATTTGATTTTATTCTGAGTTCCTCCTTTTCAAGATAGGATTCAGAAAATGGGGCTCCGCAATCTTCACTATTTATTTGGTGAATTAATTTCTCTTTTTCAAAATAACTTCTGTTTTCTGAATATATGGATTTTTCCACATCAAAAACCTCTGTATCATTTAACTCAATCATTGTTAAAGAATCATAATATAAAGGACGATTGTATTTGCACGATCTTTCCACTACAAAGGATAGTGCTTCATTAAGAAAATAATATTCGTACAATTCCTGATAGGTTTCACCATAATTTCGATTTATTATTTTTTCTAATACATTATGGGTGTAATAAAAAACCACTTCTCCTCCCTCAGTACTTTCAAAAATATCTTTAGATACTACAGAGGTCCATGCCTCAATTGAATTTATTTTCTTATAATTTGAACGGATAGGGGATAATGTTTCGAGTAAATATTCATTTATTACCATATCTACTTCATTATTCGACTCTGTTAGTTTTCTGATTGCCGTAAAACAAGTATCAGAAATTGTATTACTTCCTTCATAGATTTGTGGTTCTGCAAATTTGGTAGTGTAAGTATTATTGTGACCAGCAATATCCACAAAAGTTGCAACTACAATTGAAATGATTATTGGATTAAACATGGCGAGTAGTTTAAGGTTTAAAAGTGTGGTAAAACTTATGTAGCATACGAAGGTATATAAAACATCTTAATTGTTCTAAACTGATTTGCCCCGCACCTTGTATTCTTCCATATCGATCAGGAATTGATATTTCCGGATAATGTCTTCATCGTATTCCGAATGCTGATTGATATCATTCAATAATTTGCGTTGTTGATCCAACAGATCGAGATATATCTTATTAAACTCCTTTCTTACATTTTGATTGGTATCGCCTGTTTCATCCAATTCGCGATTGAAAAAAACCATTTCTGTTTTAAGTTTGGCTTGCAGGTTGGATAAATGTTCGTTTTGAAATCCTTGTTTGTTTAATATTTTTTCTATTTGATTTATAGAATATTGTGTTATTTTTTTCTGAAGAATTTTTTCCTGGTCAAGTTCAGAATTGGCCTGATCGCTCTTCACACTTAATTTTCTTATTAACCAGGGTAATGTTAAACCTTGTAAAACAAGTGTTACCAGAATTACTACAAATGTTATAAATAGAATGAGATTTCTATGAGGAAATGCTTCTCCATCACTCAAAAGCAATGGAATTGATAATGCTGCAGCTAAAGAAACAACTCCCCGAATACCTGCCCAACCAAATACCAATGGCATTCTCCATCCGGGATTTGATTCTGCAACTGTAATAAAACGACTTATAAATATTGTAAAGGCTGATGATCCTAAAGTAGTGGCTATTCGGGTAATTATCAATACAAATGATATAATTAATCCATACCAAATTGCCGTCATCAAACTTACATCACCCAATTGTTGAACTATTGATGGCAATTGTAGTCCAATAAGTAAAAACACAAATCCATTTAAAACGAATACAATACTGTTCCAAACATTTACTCCTTGTATTCGGCTCATATAATTGAGCATGCTCAATCGTTTACTGGATAAAAATAATCCACCGCTAACAACAGCCAGCACTCCAGAAAAATGAAAATGTTCCGCCGAATAATACATGCAGTAGGGTGTTACAATTGTGAGCACAATTTCTATACTTGCAGTAACCGGCAACCAGCGATGAATGCAATAAAATATAAAACCTACCAGAAGACCAATTGCAATGCCCATCAACACAACAATAAAAAAACTGAAGGATGCTTCCTTCAAATCAAATTGACCTGTGATAATTGCAGCCAATGCAAAACGAAAAACAATGAGCGATGATGCATCATTAAGTAAACTTTCACCTTCGGCAATGCTTAATAATGTTTTTGGCGCTTTCGCCTGACGCATTATTGTTGTTGCAGCTATTGCATCCGGAGGCGAAACTATTCCTCCCAATAAAAAACCCAGCGCCAATGTAAATCCCGGAATAATAGCATTCGATACCACTGCTACCACACAAGAGGTAATTATTACAATTGGAAAGGCAAAACTTGAAATTACACGTCTGAATTTCCAAAATTCTTTCCAGGATATTTGCCAGGAAGCTTCATATAATAAAGGAGGCAGAAAAATAAAGAAAACCAGCTCAGGACTAATAGTAATATCGCTGAAAATCGGTATAAAACTGACTGCCAGGCCTCCAACTACCAATAATATGGGAGAGGCTATATTGAGTTTATTAGCCAGCATTACTAAACCCAAAATGATCAGGATCAGATATACATATTCTATAAATTCGCTTTGCATATTATTACAAAGAAAATGAATAATACGTAAAATTTACTTGTACATGAAAATTATTGTTCAGGTGTGAAACCTAAACTGTTACCATCCTTTATTTTTTTTCAAAGTTGTTACATGCGCAAGATGGTGATCACAATGCCAGGCATATAGTGCAGTTGCTACAGCTAATGTAAATTGTTTTCCATTTTGAGGATTAACAAATGCTCTTAGAAAATCGGATTCCGACATATTATTTAATAATACCACCCATCTTTCGTGTATACCTTCCAACATCTTAAACGCGGGAGCAATTGGAATTGAAGTACTATCCGCTAATTTAGCCCACTCCGCTTCGAGATAGGGTTTAACTATCGGATTATCTTCCGTTAAAGCAAGTTTAAACCTTATAAGGCTGTTTGCATGACTATCAGCACAATGATTAATTAACTGCCTGATGGTCCATCCTTCAGGTCGGTATTCCGTATTTAACTGATCATCGTTTAGATAAGATACTTCTTGTTTGAGTTTTTCAGGAAATAAGGAAATAGTATTGATATATTGATTTAATAACTCTGATGTAATTATTTCGGGTCTTTTAAATTTTCCGACCGGGTATTTTAATATTTCATCTATCATTTGATAATTATTTATTGTTTTATTAAATATTTTTTAAAACACAGGCTGTTTTCAATATTAGCATATTGCCCGTAATTCGGAATTTTGAAATAATTATTTTTTTCGTACAAACGTATGGCTTCTGGTTGCTTTATTCCTGTTTCTAAGATACAAGTTTGGTGGTTGAGTTCCAGACTCCAGTTTTCTAAAGCGGTTAATATCAAAGATGCAATACCCTTACCTCGGTATTGAGGAAGCACGAACATTCTTTTAATTTCCATGGTATCGGAAGAAAATTCTTTGATAGCTCCACAACCCACTGCGGTTGATGATTCGTAAGCAACAATTACATGTTGAAGGGAATTAATTTTATTGAATTGATGATAAAATGCATGATCGTCTCCATCTCGAATTGCTAAATCAATATCAAGTTCCTTCACCAGATTTTGAAAGTCTTTATTATCGGAATTGCAACGGATAAGGTTATTCATAATGAAAGAAGCATCATCAGAAAAATTTATTTTATTTAGGTGTCATTATGTAACCTGTAAGTTGCTTTATTTTATCACCCTCAAAATGGAACACATCACAAAACATAGCATCCATCATTGGACCGTTTTTTACTTTAAATTTTACATTTCCCTCTGCTACAACTATATTCCCTTCTTCCACCATCCTGATTAATGTAATGGTGGGTCTTCCTTCAAAGGCTTCGTTTTCAATTTCCTTGTCGAATGCTTCTTTCCCAACATGAGAAAATAATCCGTGCATTTCCCAAATAACATTGTCAGTAAGACAGGATAAAATTTTAGCGTGGTCACCTTCGTTGAAACCTTCCATGTAGGTTTTTATAACTTTTTTGTTGCTCATAGTTATATTTTTATGTTACATTATGCTCTGACCAAATGTAAGTAAGTTATTGTCCGGATCGAGCATAGAAAATTCCCTCTGCATCCAGTGTTTCATTTCTAAATGACCGGCTTCAGGCATATTAATGTTTTTATCCAAAGCTAACTGATACCAATTTTCAATATCATCAGTACGAATATAAACCTGACCATAATTTTCTGCCGGATCAAGTTCCTTAAATTCGAAAAAATGAATTTGGATATTATCTTTTTCTACCATTAGATACCCATCAAAATCAGCACTGCCAAATTCTTGAAAGCCTAATTTGTTTAAATAGAAATCCCTGGTTGTTGCCTTATCGCGCATTGGGAGTTTTGGGTTGATAGATGTTAACATATAAAAATCAATTTTAGCTTATTTAAAGCCAAAAATAAGGGATTATTATTAAAGTCTAAATACGGAGTTTAATTGTCTTGATTTGAAAAGACGAGTGATTTTTATTCCGCACCAGGTTGAAAGTCTATAAATATCATTTCTCCATCCTTCAATTCATAAATTGTGCAATCGCTGCGTTCAGAACTTTGACTTTTTTGCCGGCAAACTCTCCTTTTTGTAACTATAATATTTCCATCCATATATTCGTAAGTATCAAATTGTTGTGTCAGATCATCTATTCTGATGCTCCGGCTACCAATAAATTTGTTTGTTTCCCAATCAAAATATGCATTTTGCATTGAACTCAATAAAGTGTCTATTTGATACGCATTGGAAAGTTTGTCGAAAAGATAATAATTCCATTCAATATCATACTCGGTCGACTGAATTCGAAAATCTTCCTTACCATCAAAATTATAATCTCCAAACTCCTTTTTCAGGATTGGAATAATGGGCCCTTTGTTTGGATTTTCTATATTTTTCAAATATCCCCGTTTATTTAAGAAAAGGTATTCATTTGCAATGAATGGTTTATAGAGCGTTTGTTGAAACCTGATAAGAGTATCAAAATACACACCTTTTAATGTATAGGTGGTTTCATAATAACCATCATAAAATTTTCCTACTAATTGATTTTTATTTTCATCACGGGTAAAATCTTTTATGCTGCTCAATAAGTTTTCCTGATAAAATACTATTCTCTCTTCCTCATTTTTTGCTGACAATATATAGGTGTAAGTTTGATTAAGGTGAGTAAATTTTACATCAGCAATACCATCAAAATTGATCTGGACCAATTCAAAACTG
This window contains:
- a CDS encoding putative metal-dependent hydrolase — encoded protein: MIDEILKYPVGKFKRPEIITSELLNQYINTISLFPEKLKQEVSYLNDDQLNTEYRPEGWTIRQLINHCADSHANSLIRFKLALTEDNPIVKPYLEAEWAKLADSTSIPIAPAFKMLEGIHERWVVLLNNMSESDFLRAFVNPQNGKQFTLAVATALYAWHCDHHLAHVTTLKKNKGW
- a CDS encoding nuclear transport factor 2 family protein, yielding MSNKKVIKTYMEGFNEGDHAKILSCLTDNVIWEMHGLFSHVGKEAFDKEIENEAFEGRPTITLIRMVEEGNIVVAEGNVKFKVKNGPMMDAMFCDVFHFEGDKIKQLTGYIMTPK
- a CDS encoding VOC family protein; this translates as MLTSINPKLPMRDKATTRDFYLNKLGFQEFGSADFDGYLMVEKDNIQIHFFEFKELDPAENYGQVYIRTDDIENWYQLALDKNINMPEAGHLEMKHWMQREFSMLDPDNNLLTFGQSIM
- a CDS encoding NAD(P)-dependent alcohol dehydrogenase, which gives rise to MKASFHTKYGPPEVLQIVEVNKPIPKDDEVLIKIHATTVNRTDCGFRQPEYFFVRFFSGVFKPKINILGTEFAGTVEAIGKNVTLFKVGDSVFGLNTFKFGTHAEYVCIPEHRSIALKPENMSFEEAAAICDGLMLAINYIRKIDFKSTPKILINGASGSIGSAAVQLAKYYGAEITAVCRAEHFELIRSLGANKLIDYTKEDFTKTDDTYDTVLDAVGKSSFGKCKNILKPNGVYYSTELGDWAQNVFLPLFNSFRNKKVKFPIPTDNKKDILFFKELIEGGNFRAIIDRKYPLEKIVEATKYVESGEKVGNVVITIF
- a CDS encoding Na+/H+ antiporter — translated: MQSEFIEYVYLILIILGLVMLANKLNIASPILLVVGGLAVSFIPIFSDITISPELVFFIFLPPLLYEASWQISWKEFWKFRRVISSFAFPIVIITSCVVAVVSNAIIPGFTLALGFLLGGIVSPPDAIAATTIMRQAKAPKTLLSIAEGESLLNDASSLIVFRFALAAIITGQFDLKEASFSFFIVVLMGIAIGLLVGFIFYCIHRWLPVTASIEIVLTIVTPYCMYYSAEHFHFSGVLAVVSGGLFLSSKRLSMLNYMSRIQGVNVWNSIVFVLNGFVFLLIGLQLPSIVQQLGDVSLMTAIWYGLIISFVLIITRIATTLGSSAFTIFISRFITVAESNPGWRMPLVFGWAGIRGVVSLAAALSIPLLLSDGEAFPHRNLILFITFVVILVTLVLQGLTLPWLIRKLSVKSDQANSELDQEKILQKKITQYSINQIEKILNKQGFQNEHLSNLQAKLKTEMVFFNRELDETGDTNQNVRKEFNKIYLDLLDQQRKLLNDINQHSEYDEDIIRKYQFLIDMEEYKVRGKSV
- a CDS encoding GNAT family N-acetyltransferase; the protein is MNNLIRCNSDNKDFQNLVKELDIDLAIRDGDDHAFYHQFNKINSLQHVIVAYESSTAVGCGAIKEFSSDTMEIKRMFVLPQYRGKGIASLILTALENWSLELNHQTCILETGIKQPEAIRLYEKNNYFKIPNYGQYANIENSLCFKKYLIKQ
- a CDS encoding CbrC family protein encodes the protein MAFKYFEDPEEIIGLSDELITCDFCNKEKKCFDGSSFFGEDSFENICPECLKGGKLNTLDIFSCSGDIEELKLQLKSLQPELSAQEIDSIAEKKTKELEKETPHLITWQDWLWPVSNGDYCKFIGYGSKSLYNKLAIKSSGELLFKGSIYKDLKEDSDVEYLWDEVLPQDEINNYEESSEYDTVFYVFKSLTSENIITIWDSN